The Spartobacteria bacterium genome contains a region encoding:
- a CDS encoding anti-sigma factor antagonist, producing the protein MIFMMNVSEHGDKKVVSMPERLDAGTSPDVEKELLAFVANSNFLICDFSGTSYISSAGLRVMLLMTKKMRSVKGEFAIASMQSTVSEVFKMAGFEGIMKIYTTVQDALDA; encoded by the coding sequence ATGATTTTTATGATGAACGTTAGTGAACATGGGGATAAAAAAGTAGTGTCTATGCCGGAACGACTTGACGCAGGAACATCTCCTGACGTGGAAAAAGAGTTGCTGGCTTTTGTTGCGAACAGCAATTTTCTCATATGTGATTTTTCGGGCACAAGCTATATTTCCAGTGCCGGTCTCCGCGTTATGCTTTTGATGACAAAAAAGATGCGCAGTGTAAAAGGTGAGTTTGCCATTGCATCAATGCAGTCAACGGTTAGTGAAGTGTTTAAAATGGCTGGATTTGAAGGCATCATGAAGATTTATACGACGGTTCAGGATGCGTTAGATGCGTAA
- a CDS encoding ATP-binding protein, with protein MNVKTTDKLGDALFCEEQVHCGDQAGRVHLVLKNKVDELPRLVAWLDQLSEIYALPPALAVQLNLVLEEWLVNIISYAYSDRQAHDILISFWRDEASVSLEIQDDGKAYNPLEQHVADTTLPLECRSIGGLGIHFIRKIMTTCQYTRDGSFNILTMNKLINDMTDM; from the coding sequence ATGAATGTGAAAACAACAGACAAGCTGGGTGATGCATTGTTTTGTGAAGAACAAGTGCACTGCGGAGACCAGGCCGGAAGAGTCCATTTGGTGTTGAAGAATAAGGTGGACGAGCTACCCAGATTGGTTGCATGGCTTGATCAGTTGTCGGAAATATATGCTTTGCCGCCCGCGCTTGCAGTGCAGCTTAATTTAGTACTGGAGGAATGGCTGGTTAACATTATTTCATATGCCTATTCTGATCGGCAGGCACATGATATTCTGATCTCTTTTTGGCGTGACGAAGCATCGGTTTCACTAGAAATTCAGGATGATGGAAAAGCATATAATCCGCTGGAGCAGCATGTGGCAGACACGACTCTTCCTCTTGAATGCCGCAGCATTGGCGGGCTCGGAATACACTTTATACGAAAAATTATGACCACGTGCCAGTATACAAGGGATGGGTCTTTCAATATATTGACCATGAACAAGTTGATAAATGACATGACGGACATGTAG